The genome window TCGGGCAACAGCAGAAAGTTTCTTTCACTGTGCCTTTGTGCAGATAAAATCAAGGAATATCGGGTACACGGGAAAAGGATTCTTGACACTGGAAAAGACATTGTTGTTTTCGGCCATACCCATCATCCCGAATTGATACGGTGGGGCGACAAATGCTATTGCAACACCGGAGAGTGGATTCGGAAATATACCTACGCCAAACTTGAAAAGGGCATTATGACCTCATGGCAATACTTTCCCGATAAGGCACCGCAACGTCTCCCGGAAACAACAGCAGGAGGGGCATTCTCTTCTCGAGAGTAAGGGTATTCAACTGAACGCCACTGCAATTAAAAATAATTTTTCAATTCATCGTAGGCATCCCAGAGGTCTTGTGAAATCACTTTGGTTTCACCTACCACGGGCATAAAATTTGTATCGCCGCTCCATCGGGGGACAATATGCATATGGATATGCTGGTCGATACCGGCGCCAGCGACCCTTCCCTGGTTAATACCGATATTGAAACCATCCGGATTAAATGCCCGTGACAGCGCTTTTTTACAGGTACAGAGAAGTTTCCACATCTCATTTGATGTATCATCCGATAAAGAAAGCATATCGGC of Chitinivibrionales bacterium contains these proteins:
- a CDS encoding HIT domain-containing protein; translated protein: MNSDRLWAPWRKSYITGVDKKDNGCIFCEVPRQKNEREALILLKGTLNYIIMNLYPYNNGHLMVVPYEHTADMLSLSDDTSNEMWKLLCTCKKALSRAFNPDGFNIGINQGRVAGAGIDQHIHMHIVPRWSGDTNFMPVVGETKVISQDLWDAYDELKNYF